One Longimicrobium sp. DNA window includes the following coding sequences:
- a CDS encoding cytochrome c maturation protein CcmE — protein sequence MKKQRKFLIGAAALVATVGYLAVTGMKDSMIYYHTPDELAAKLAADPSAREMTVKIGGRVVPGTVDSDARTLDLRFTVVDIASGKTRFPVHYNGPVPDTFEEGRDVVVTGRYTADGTFEATHLLTKCGSRYEAAEGDFRA from the coding sequence GTGAAAAAGCAGAGGAAGTTCCTGATCGGCGCCGCGGCGCTGGTGGCCACCGTCGGGTATCTGGCGGTGACCGGCATGAAGGACTCCATGATCTACTACCACACCCCCGACGAGCTTGCCGCCAAGCTCGCCGCGGACCCGTCCGCGCGCGAGATGACCGTGAAGATCGGCGGCCGCGTGGTTCCCGGCACCGTCGACAGCGACGCGCGCACGCTGGACCTGCGCTTTACCGTGGTCGACATCGCCAGCGGCAAGACCCGCTTTCCCGTGCACTACAACGGACCCGTTCCCGACACGTTCGAGGAAGGCCGCGACGTCGTGGTCACCGGCCGCTACACCGCCGACGGAACCTTCGAGGCCACGCACCTGCTCACCAAGTGCGGCTCGCGTTACGAAGCCGCCGAAGGGGACTTCCGCGCGTGA